One segment of Monomorium pharaonis isolate MP-MQ-018 chromosome 6, ASM1337386v2, whole genome shotgun sequence DNA contains the following:
- the LOC118645956 gene encoding uncharacterized protein LOC118645956, which translates to MMSNCSHLHYNDANFYDIKRDSFQGTDTDGNETTVDCIYQFVKNSYSYQDDSVDYCNKFCTTNIIGPPEDLRYEYVKKTFEDHEILTASCSDMGFVADTGFLTDICYNTDNIIDVFDSIDTAGYTVKYMIDQISINIEYHVAVYPIRISRYGAFKLNDIIQIWAQNSDNQWFLLWNDSWTNPEKMQQESTLLSMPLHPCNFKTKMLRLVFEHRLLEENKLDAVMLTGTSELILPKKPQTESLNILLYDIRCFKDFARIVPQGVVGMLCPTDMLTRVHHDIFELLDNFHKHGIICKRNLIVQSFHKDHLAHKQVSHKVIPDYIQSLKQNLTVNDYSNYDKFIKDLKFCWDESKKSYDSFSKLCDETILNILKNLDLRSLCRVGRVNKRLNNLTRDPFLYTSLNVRNIHFTYWRSNLWHKFDYFAHRCKYLKQLDLSFCDIPVLKFNMFINTCGKHLTHLNLCCCRYVDDSALLEISKTCEILKELDLSNCEFVNDQGFSYFENLKYLERLHLQELQSIRTKTLCKILQRNQQLRDLNLAYTDLYIDDVTMELKNSCPNLETINLKMARITSKSIYALADCKNLREIDFGLVHMINGNEEDLEKSFRRLFSCLRLEKLDITTYIVNYSILESLIMMCKNLKSLTSEGRTVKSDSNIFQCPKLEKFKHKYYYKWRLNDNWFIIWDCFSESASLMTHGESGMKQFDYY; encoded by the exons ATGATGTCCAACTGTAGTCACTTACATTACAATGATGCTAATTTCTATGACATAAAACGCGACTCCTTTCAAGGTACGGATACTGACGGTAACGAGACAACTGTCGATTGCATttatcaatttgtaaaaaatagctACAGTTATCAAGATGACTCCGttgattattgtaataaattttgtactaCTAATATAATTGGGCCACCTGAGGATTTACGTtatgaatatgtaaaaaagacATTTGAAGATCATGAG atATTGACCGCATCTTGCAGCGATATGGGTTTTGTGGCCGATACAGGTTTCTTAACCGATATATGTTACAACActgataatataatagatgTGTTTGATAGTATAGATACTGCAGGTTATACTGTAAAGTATATGATCGACCAAATTTCTATTA atattgagTATCATGTAGCTGTATATCCAATCAGAATCAGCAGATATGGAGCATTTAAACTTAACGACATAATTCAAATTTGGGCTCAGAATTCTGACAATCAGTGGTTCCTCTTGTGGAATGATTCATGGACAAATCCAGAGAAAATGCAGCAAGAGAGTACATTACTTTCTATGCCTCTACATCCGTGCAACTTTAAAACCAAAATGCTCAGACTGGTATTTGAACATAGATTATTGGAGGAAAACAAGCTAGATGCTGTAATGCTTACCGGAACATCAGAATTGATCCTTCCTAAAAAACCTCAAACAGaaagtttgaatattttattatatgacaTACGATGTTTCAAGGATTTTGCGAGAATTGTTCCGCAAGGCGTTGTCGGTATGCTATGTCCCACCGATATGCTTACACGGGTTCACCACGATATATTCGAACTTCTAGACAATTTTCATAAACATGGCATTATCTGTAAAAG AAATCTTATAGTACAGAGTTTTCATAAGGATCATCTCGCGCATAAACAAGTATCTCATAAAGTCATCCCAGATTATATACAGTCTCTTAAACAAAACTTAACAGTCAACGATTATTcgaattatgataaatttataaaagatctTAAATTCTGTTGGGATGAATCTAAGAAATCATATGACAGTTTCTCGAAGCTTTGT gatgaaacaattttaaatatattaaaaaatttagacttGAGGTCATTATGTCGCGTAGGTAGAGTAAATAAAcggttaaataatttaacacgtGATCCTTTCCTTTACACAAGCTTGAACGTACggaatatacattttacatattggCGCTCTAATCTTTGGCATAAATTTGATTACTTTGCCCAcagatgtaaatatttaaaacaattagatTTGTCTTTTTGTGACATTCCAGttctgaaatttaatatgtttattaatacttgCGGCAAGCATTTAacgcatttaaatttatgttgttGCCGATATGTTGACGACTCTGCTCTACTTGAAATTTCTAAGACGtgtgaaattttaaaag AATTGGATTTAAGTAATTGTGAATTCGTAAATGATCAaggattttcttattttgaaaatcttaaatatttggaGCGTTTACATCTTCAGGAGTTACAAAGTATACGAACTAAAACTCTTTGCAAAATACTGCAAAGAAATCAACAGCTACGTGACTTAAATTTAGCATACACAGATTTATACATAGACGATGTCAcaatggaattaaaaaattcatgtcCAAATTTGGaaacgataaatttaaaaatggcaAGAATTACatcaaaaagtatttatgctCTTGCTGATTGCAAGAATCTACGAGAAATAGATTTTGGTTTGGTTCA cATGATAAACGGAAATGAAGAAGACCTAGAGAAAAGTTTTCGTAGATTGTTTTCCTGTCTACGCTTAGAAAAACTCGACATAACCACCTATATCGTCAATTACAGTATTTTGgaaagtttaataatgatgTGCAAAAACTTAAAAAGCTTAACGTCTGAAGGACGTACTGTGAAATCTGACTCCAACATTTTCCAGTGTCCTAAACTGgagaaatttaaacataaatattactacaaaTGGCGTCTTAATGATAACTGGTTTATTATATGGGACTGTTTTTCTGAGTCTGCATCACTTATGACTCATGGAGAATCAGGAATGAAACAATTTGACTATTACTAA